The proteins below are encoded in one region of Nocardioides marmorisolisilvae:
- a CDS encoding adenylate/guanylate cyclase domain-containing protein, which yields MTQWLSGRPSARSTVAAGLRMPRLPSLWWVRGLLAVLLILVNLSGSVIVFCLAALVVPMPAIAHQDGLRVENLVLAGVYVLVAIVIGVVRGAMITSSATGWLRADRAPVDADRRAVLRAPGRLAVMQAALWCVGAAGFGAFNARVSVRLGLLVVVIVLLAGLANSAVAYLVAERALRPYARLALASGVPPRVGIRWGVRTLLSWALGSGIISLGICLAGLTSLTIRDVTTTRLALTMVVLGGTGFLAGGLPILLATKAGSDPVRSLRAAITQVNDGNFDADVPIYDATELGVLQAGFNDMLRGLRERETIRDLFGRHVGDDVARSALASGVQLGGEVRRVGVLFVDIVGSTSLAGNRPPDEVVALLNRFFDVVIEVVHRNGGWINKFEGDAALAVWGAPVPIEDMETAVLRTARELGVRLQEAVPELRAGIGVSAGDAVAGNVGAARRYEYTVIGDPVNEAARLTDLAKDVPAMVLANATMLEAAPDEAAHWEGLAPVVVRGRSTATEIATPRAG from the coding sequence GTGACCCAGTGGTTGAGCGGCCGACCCTCGGCGCGGTCGACCGTCGCGGCCGGGCTGCGCATGCCGCGGCTGCCGAGCCTCTGGTGGGTGCGCGGGCTGCTCGCCGTGCTGCTGATCCTGGTGAACCTCAGCGGCTCGGTGATCGTCTTCTGCCTGGCGGCGCTCGTCGTCCCGATGCCGGCGATCGCACACCAGGACGGTCTGCGCGTGGAGAACCTCGTGCTGGCGGGGGTCTACGTCCTCGTCGCGATCGTGATCGGGGTGGTGCGGGGCGCGATGATCACGAGCTCCGCCACCGGCTGGCTCCGCGCCGACCGTGCTCCCGTCGACGCCGACCGACGTGCGGTGCTGCGCGCGCCCGGACGCCTTGCGGTGATGCAGGCCGCACTCTGGTGCGTGGGGGCGGCCGGCTTCGGCGCCTTCAATGCACGCGTCTCCGTGCGCCTGGGACTGCTGGTCGTGGTGATCGTGCTGCTCGCCGGCCTCGCGAACTCGGCGGTCGCCTACCTGGTCGCCGAGCGGGCGCTCCGGCCCTATGCGCGGCTGGCACTGGCCTCCGGCGTTCCGCCCCGGGTCGGCATCCGCTGGGGGGTGCGGACCCTGCTCTCGTGGGCCCTGGGGTCGGGCATCATCAGCCTGGGCATCTGCCTGGCCGGGCTGACGTCGCTGACGATCCGGGACGTCACCACAACCCGGCTCGCCCTGACCATGGTCGTCCTCGGTGGGACCGGCTTCCTCGCCGGCGGCCTCCCGATCCTGCTGGCCACCAAGGCGGGCTCGGACCCGGTCCGCTCGCTGCGCGCGGCGATCACTCAGGTCAATGATGGGAACTTCGACGCGGACGTGCCGATCTACGACGCCACCGAGCTCGGCGTGCTCCAGGCCGGCTTCAACGACATGCTGCGCGGGCTGCGCGAGCGCGAGACGATCCGCGACCTGTTCGGCCGGCACGTCGGGGACGACGTCGCCCGGTCCGCGCTGGCCAGCGGCGTCCAGCTCGGTGGCGAGGTACGTCGGGTGGGCGTGCTGTTCGTCGACATCGTCGGCTCCACCAGCCTGGCGGGCAACCGACCCCCCGACGAGGTGGTCGCGCTGCTGAACCGGTTCTTCGACGTGGTGATCGAGGTCGTCCATCGGAACGGCGGCTGGATCAACAAGTTCGAGGGCGACGCGGCGCTGGCGGTGTGGGGTGCGCCGGTGCCGATCGAGGACATGGAGACAGCCGTGCTGCGCACCGCGCGGGAGCTCGGCGTACGCCTGCAGGAGGCGGTGCCGGAGCTCCGGGCCGGCATCGGTGTCTCCGCCGGTGACGCGGTCGCCGGCAACGTCGGCGCGGCCCGGCGCTACGAGTACACCGTGATCGGTGACCCCGTGAACGAGGCCGCACGCCTCACCGACCTGGCCAAGGACGTCCCGGCCATGGTGCTCGCCAATGCCACGATGCTCGAGGCCGCACCCGACGAGGCGGCGCACTGGGAGGGCTTGGCGCCCGTCGTGGTCCGCGGACGGTCCACGGCCACCGAGATCGCCACCCCGCGTGCGGGCTGA
- the ilvD gene encoding dihydroxy-acid dehydratase, protein MSERPDIKPRSREVTDGLEKAASRGMLRAVGMDDDDFTKPQIGVASSWNEITPCNLSLDRLAKAVKNGVHAAGGYPLEFGTISVSDGISMGHDGMHFSLVSREVIADSVETVMMAERLDGSVLLAGCDKSLPGMLMAAARLDLASVFLYAGSTMPGQVDGKDVTIIDAFEAVGACLAGKITRAEVDRVERAICPGEGACGGMYTANTMASVGEALGMSLPGSAAPPAVDRRRDGFAHRSGEAVVEMLRQGITARQIMTLDAFENAIAVVMALGGSTNAVLHLLAIAREAEVDLTIDDFNRIGDKVPHLADMKPFGRYVMTDVDRIGGIPVVMKALLDAGLMHGDALTVTGRTLAENLEELAPRAADGSVIHSLSEPIHRTGGLTILKGTLAPEGSVIKSAGFDAEVVTATARVYDRERAALDALAAGEIKAGDAVIIRYEGPAGGPGMREMLAITGAIKGAGLGKDVLLITDGRFSGGTTGPCIGHVAPEATVGGPIAFVRDGDQITLDIPNRTLELHVDADELDARRQGWVPNPPKFTSGVLGKYAKLVQSASHGAICG, encoded by the coding sequence ATGAGCGAACGTCCTGACATCAAGCCTCGCAGCCGCGAGGTCACCGACGGCCTCGAGAAGGCCGCGTCCCGCGGGATGCTGCGCGCGGTGGGCATGGACGACGACGACTTCACCAAGCCGCAGATCGGTGTCGCGTCGAGCTGGAACGAGATCACCCCCTGCAACCTGTCGCTGGACCGGCTGGCCAAGGCGGTCAAGAACGGCGTGCACGCGGCCGGCGGCTACCCGCTGGAGTTCGGCACCATCTCGGTGTCCGACGGCATCTCGATGGGCCATGACGGGATGCACTTCTCGCTGGTCTCGCGCGAGGTCATCGCCGACTCGGTCGAGACCGTGATGATGGCCGAGCGCCTGGACGGCTCGGTTCTGCTCGCGGGCTGCGACAAGTCGCTGCCCGGCATGTTGATGGCAGCCGCCCGGCTCGACCTCGCCTCGGTGTTCCTGTACGCCGGCTCCACGATGCCCGGCCAGGTCGACGGCAAAGACGTGACCATCATCGATGCCTTCGAGGCGGTCGGGGCCTGCCTGGCCGGGAAGATCACCCGCGCCGAGGTGGACCGGGTCGAGCGGGCGATCTGTCCGGGCGAGGGCGCCTGCGGCGGGATGTACACCGCGAACACGATGGCGTCGGTGGGCGAGGCGCTCGGGATGAGCCTGCCGGGCTCGGCGGCGCCGCCGGCGGTGGACCGGCGCCGGGACGGCTTCGCGCACCGCTCGGGCGAGGCCGTCGTGGAGATGCTGCGCCAGGGCATCACCGCCCGACAGATCATGACGCTGGACGCGTTCGAGAACGCCATCGCGGTCGTGATGGCGCTCGGCGGCTCGACCAACGCCGTGCTGCACCTGCTCGCGATCGCCCGCGAGGCCGAGGTCGACCTGACCATCGACGACTTCAACCGGATCGGCGACAAGGTCCCGCACCTGGCCGACATGAAGCCCTTCGGCCGCTACGTGATGACCGACGTCGACCGGATCGGTGGCATCCCGGTGGTGATGAAGGCACTGCTGGACGCGGGCCTGATGCACGGCGACGCGCTGACCGTGACCGGCAGGACGCTCGCGGAGAACCTCGAGGAGCTCGCGCCGCGCGCTGCCGACGGCAGTGTGATCCACTCCCTGTCCGAGCCGATCCACCGCACCGGCGGCCTGACCATCCTCAAGGGCACGCTGGCGCCCGAGGGCTCGGTGATCAAGAGCGCCGGCTTCGACGCCGAGGTGGTCACCGCCACCGCGCGGGTCTACGACCGCGAACGGGCCGCCCTGGACGCACTGGCGGCCGGTGAGATCAAGGCCGGCGACGCAGTGATCATCCGCTATGAGGGCCCGGCAGGCGGACCCGGGATGCGAGAGATGCTGGCGATCACCGGCGCGATCAAGGGTGCCGGGCTGGGCAAGGACGTCCTGCTGATCACCGACGGCCGCTTCTCCGGCGGCACAACGGGGCCGTGCATCGGCCACGTGGCGCCCGAGGCGACCGTGGGCGGGCCGATCGCCTTCGTCCGCGACGGTGATCAGATCACGTTGGACATCCCCAACCGCACCCTCGAGCTGCACGTCGACGCCGACGAGCTGGACGCCCGCAGGCAGGGCTGGGTGCCGAACCCGCCCAAGTTCACCAGCGGCGTCCTGGGCAAGTACGCCAAGCTGGTGCAGTCGGCCTCCCACGGCGCCATCTGCGGCTGA
- a CDS encoding pyridoxamine 5'-phosphate oxidase family protein, with protein MGKVYGGLDARLREFVEAQRVFFVATAPLAGDGHVNLSPKGVDGTLAILDEHTVAYLDLTASGAETIAHLRENGRITLMFCSFDRTPKVLRLHGHGRVVTPYDDAWSEASAPFPHTPVARAVIVVDVSRVSDSCGYGVPLAGDIRERDLLIASMERKPSVIDYRVEKNRVSIDGLPAFDHDPVTP; from the coding sequence ATGGGCAAGGTGTACGGCGGCCTCGACGCACGCCTTCGTGAGTTCGTCGAGGCCCAGCGGGTCTTCTTCGTGGCCACCGCGCCGCTTGCCGGTGACGGGCACGTCAACCTCAGCCCCAAGGGCGTCGACGGGACGCTCGCCATCCTCGACGAGCACACCGTCGCCTACCTCGACCTCACCGCCAGCGGCGCCGAGACCATCGCCCACCTCCGCGAGAACGGTCGCATCACGCTGATGTTCTGCTCGTTCGACCGCACCCCCAAGGTGCTGCGGCTGCACGGCCACGGCCGGGTGGTGACGCCGTACGACGACGCCTGGAGCGAGGCATCGGCCCCGTTCCCGCACACGCCCGTGGCACGTGCGGTGATCGTCGTCGACGTCAGTCGGGTCAGCGACTCGTGCGGCTACGGCGTACCGCTTGCCGGCGACATCCGCGAGCGTGACCTGCTGATCGCCTCCATGGAGCGCAAGCCCAGCGTCATCGACTATCGGGTCGAGAAGAACCGCGTCAGCATCGACGGCCTGCCCGCGTTCGACCACGACCCGGTGACGCCGTGA
- a CDS encoding GNAT family N-acetyltransferase encodes MPRNEFDQPIGTALPRWSPRLAPEPARLSGRWCSLVSLDGADLDRLYDVLAVDAPPSLWTYLSGGPFSDRAGFDDYLGQLRELGHPMVVLAPDEVGIACFLNTAVQHGSTEVGAVSWAPALQRTTAATEAVLLMMRHAFDDLGYRRFEWKCDSLNEPSCRAAVRLGFTAEGTFRNAVVYKGRSRDTAWFSITDAEWQQLRPAYDAWLDPDNFDDSGRQRRSLAQLRAVSPPAARR; translated from the coding sequence GTGCCGCGCAACGAATTCGACCAGCCGATCGGGACAGCGTTGCCACGGTGGTCCCCGCGCCTCGCTCCCGAGCCGGCCCGACTCAGCGGTCGTTGGTGCTCCCTGGTCAGCCTGGACGGGGCCGACCTCGACCGGCTGTACGACGTGCTCGCCGTCGATGCGCCGCCGTCCCTGTGGACCTACCTCTCGGGTGGCCCCTTCTCCGACCGCGCGGGGTTCGACGACTACCTCGGACAGCTTCGGGAACTGGGCCACCCGATGGTGGTGCTGGCCCCCGACGAGGTGGGGATCGCGTGCTTCCTCAACACCGCGGTTCAACACGGCTCGACCGAGGTGGGGGCGGTGTCGTGGGCGCCCGCACTGCAGCGCACCACCGCCGCCACCGAGGCGGTTCTCCTGATGATGCGGCACGCGTTCGACGACCTCGGCTACCGGCGCTTCGAGTGGAAGTGCGACAGCCTGAACGAGCCCTCGTGCCGGGCAGCAGTCCGGCTGGGGTTCACTGCCGAGGGCACGTTCCGCAACGCCGTCGTCTACAAGGGGCGCAGCCGGGACACCGCGTGGTTCTCGATCACCGACGCCGAGTGGCAACAGCTGCGCCCGGCGTACGACGCCTGGCTCGACCCCGACAACTTCGACGACTCGGGGCGCCAGCGTCGCAGCCTGGCGCAGCTGCGCGCGGTCAGTCCGCCAGCTGCTCGTCGGTGA
- a CDS encoding APC family permease: MTTRTTEAADEPRLRRHIGVTGLLFASVGSIIGSGWLFGALNSAKQAGPAAMISWALGGVMILLIALVYAELGTMFPLSGGVVRYPHMSFGSFASYTTGWITWVAVATTAPIEVEGALQYATKYAPFTHTHCVAACGTKQPVDVHTLTALGYVTAVVLMAVFVVVNYFGIRWFARINNVLVGWKLFMITLVVIAFLATAFHAHNFTQLGYRPYGWHGVFSAIATGGIVFSYLGFRQGIELAGETDNPRRNVPLAVIGSVLITGVLYVLLQVAFIAALDPSILTKAGAWGSLSYGGDFGPLASLATLLGLGWLAVLLYIDAIISPGDTGLIYTTITSRISYAMARNGNAPRALQRTTDRGVPLVSLVVTFVVGLVVFLPFPSWQQLVGFITSATVMSFASGPLVLSALRKQQPDQERPFRLPGGHIIPVLAFWASNMIVYWSGWDVVWKLMVAVLLGFLLLGAFMLSGQVRLPDLELPSGAAWIVPWLGGVTLISWLGSFPEPAAGNRMELGFGTSAGIMLVLSVVVYVLAHRFRLSPEQAARHIAETEKEAAVTDEQLAD; this comes from the coding sequence ATGACGACAAGGACGACAGAGGCGGCGGACGAGCCGCGACTACGGCGGCACATCGGCGTCACCGGCCTGCTGTTCGCCAGCGTCGGGTCGATCATCGGCTCGGGATGGCTCTTCGGAGCGCTCAACTCGGCGAAGCAGGCCGGCCCGGCAGCGATGATCTCCTGGGCGCTCGGCGGGGTGATGATCCTGCTGATCGCCCTGGTGTACGCCGAGCTGGGCACGATGTTCCCGCTCTCCGGCGGAGTGGTGCGCTACCCCCACATGTCCTTCGGGTCCTTCGCCAGCTACACCACCGGCTGGATCACCTGGGTGGCGGTGGCCACTACCGCGCCGATCGAGGTCGAGGGCGCGCTCCAGTACGCGACCAAGTACGCCCCGTTCACCCATACCCACTGCGTCGCCGCGTGCGGCACCAAGCAGCCGGTCGACGTGCACACCCTGACCGCGTTGGGCTACGTGACCGCGGTGGTCCTGATGGCCGTGTTCGTGGTGGTGAACTACTTCGGGATCCGCTGGTTCGCGCGGATCAACAACGTCCTGGTCGGCTGGAAGCTGTTCATGATCACCCTGGTCGTGATCGCGTTCCTGGCGACCGCGTTCCACGCTCACAACTTCACCCAGCTCGGGTACCGCCCCTATGGCTGGCACGGCGTGTTCAGTGCGATCGCCACGGGCGGCATCGTCTTCTCCTACCTCGGCTTCCGACAGGGCATCGAGCTCGCCGGGGAGACCGACAACCCGCGGCGCAACGTACCGCTGGCGGTGATCGGCTCGGTCCTGATCACCGGCGTGCTCTACGTGCTGCTGCAGGTCGCCTTCATCGCGGCGCTCGACCCGAGCATCCTCACCAAGGCGGGGGCATGGGGCAGCCTGTCGTACGGCGGCGACTTCGGCCCGCTCGCCTCCCTCGCCACCCTGCTGGGGCTGGGCTGGCTGGCGGTCCTGCTCTACATCGACGCGATCATCTCCCCCGGCGACACCGGCCTGATCTACACCACGATCACCTCCCGGATCTCCTACGCGATGGCCCGCAACGGCAACGCGCCACGAGCGCTGCAGCGGACCACCGACCGCGGCGTGCCGCTGGTCAGCCTCGTCGTGACCTTCGTCGTCGGGCTGGTGGTCTTCCTGCCGTTCCCCAGCTGGCAGCAACTGGTCGGGTTCATCACCTCCGCGACGGTGATGTCGTTCGCGTCCGGGCCGCTCGTGCTGTCCGCACTGCGCAAGCAGCAGCCCGACCAGGAGCGCCCCTTCCGGTTGCCCGGGGGTCACATCATCCCGGTGCTCGCGTTCTGGGCGTCGAACATGATCGTCTACTGGTCCGGCTGGGACGTGGTGTGGAAGCTGATGGTCGCGGTGCTGCTCGGGTTCCTGCTGCTGGGGGCCTTCATGCTGTCGGGCCAGGTGCGCCTCCCTGACCTCGAGCTCCCCTCCGGCGCGGCCTGGATCGTTCCGTGGCTCGGCGGGGTCACCCTGATCTCCTGGCTCGGCAGCTTCCCGGAGCCGGCGGCCGGCAACCGGATGGAGCTGGGCTTCGGGACCTCGGCCGGGATCATGCTCGTGCTCTCGGTCGTCGTCTACGTGCTCGCGCACCGGTTCCGGCTCAGCCCGGAGCAGGCCGCCCGGCACATCGCCGAGACCGAGAAGGAGGCCGCCGTCACCGACGAGCAGCTGGCGGACTGA
- a CDS encoding acetolactate synthase large subunit has product MSEQADPSADVGQGTVSGAQSLIRSLEHAGVEHIFGIPGGAILPAYDPLYDSPIRHILVRHEQGAGHAAQGYAVAGRRVGVCMATSGPGATNLVTPLADAYMDSVPMVAITGQVGAAMIGTDAFQEADIRGITMPVTKHNFLVTDPAEIPRTIAEAFYLASTGRPGPVLVDVAKSAMQAETTFAWPTELSLPGYRPVTHPHSKQIREATRLIRESRRPVLYVGGGAIRAQASRELKVLAEMTGIPVVTTLMARGAFPDSHPQHLGMPGMHGTVAAVAGLQKSDLIVALGARFDDRVTGNLDSFAPGARVVHADIDPAEIGKNREVDVPIVGDVREVIADLIVALQAEQDAGNTGDYEGWVKFLAGVKSRYPLGYDTPADGLAPQYVIERLGRISGPESIYVAGVGQHQMWATHFVQYENPNTWINSGGLGTMGFSVPAAMGAKVACPDTTVWSIDGDGCFQMTNQELATCTIEGIPIKVAVINNESLGMVRQWQTLFYGGRYSSTDLQSKRVPDFVKLAEAYGAVGLSCDSAADVDATINKAMEIDDVPVVVDFRVHRDAMVWPMVAAGTSNDDIKYARDLAPDFEEDDL; this is encoded by the coding sequence ATGAGCGAGCAGGCCGATCCGTCGGCGGACGTGGGCCAGGGCACCGTCAGCGGTGCACAGAGCCTGATCAGGTCGCTGGAGCACGCGGGGGTCGAGCACATCTTCGGCATCCCCGGAGGGGCCATCCTGCCGGCGTACGACCCGCTCTACGACTCGCCGATCCGGCACATCCTGGTGCGCCACGAGCAGGGGGCGGGGCACGCCGCCCAGGGGTACGCCGTCGCGGGTCGTCGCGTCGGGGTCTGCATGGCGACCTCGGGGCCGGGTGCGACCAACCTGGTCACGCCGCTGGCCGACGCCTACATGGACTCGGTCCCGATGGTCGCGATCACCGGGCAGGTCGGCGCCGCGATGATCGGGACCGACGCCTTCCAGGAGGCGGACATCCGCGGCATCACGATGCCCGTCACCAAGCACAACTTCCTGGTCACCGACCCCGCCGAGATCCCGCGGACCATCGCCGAGGCCTTCTACCTCGCCTCCACCGGACGTCCCGGTCCGGTCCTCGTCGACGTGGCGAAGTCGGCGATGCAGGCCGAGACCACCTTCGCCTGGCCGACCGAGCTGAGCCTGCCCGGCTACCGGCCGGTGACCCACCCGCACTCCAAGCAGATCCGGGAGGCGACCCGGCTCATCCGCGAGTCGCGGCGACCGGTGCTGTACGTCGGCGGCGGCGCGATCCGGGCGCAGGCCTCGCGCGAGCTGAAGGTGCTCGCCGAGATGACAGGGATCCCGGTCGTCACCACGCTGATGGCACGCGGTGCGTTCCCGGACAGCCACCCGCAGCACCTCGGGATGCCTGGCATGCACGGCACTGTGGCGGCGGTGGCCGGCTTGCAGAAGAGCGACCTGATCGTCGCTCTGGGTGCGCGATTCGACGACCGGGTGACCGGCAACCTCGACTCGTTCGCCCCGGGAGCCCGCGTCGTGCACGCGGACATCGACCCGGCCGAGATCGGCAAGAACCGCGAGGTAGACGTGCCGATCGTCGGCGACGTCCGGGAGGTGATCGCCGACCTCATCGTCGCGCTGCAGGCCGAGCAGGACGCGGGCAACACCGGGGACTACGAGGGCTGGGTGAAGTTCCTGGCCGGGGTGAAGTCGCGCTACCCGCTCGGTTACGACACTCCCGCCGACGGCCTGGCTCCGCAGTACGTCATCGAGCGCCTCGGCCGGATCAGTGGACCGGAGTCCATCTACGTCGCCGGTGTCGGCCAGCACCAGATGTGGGCCACCCACTTCGTGCAGTACGAGAACCCGAACACCTGGATCAACTCCGGTGGGCTGGGCACGATGGGCTTCTCGGTGCCGGCGGCGATGGGCGCCAAGGTCGCCTGTCCGGACACCACCGTCTGGTCGATCGACGGCGACGGCTGCTTCCAGATGACCAACCAGGAGCTGGCGACCTGCACGATCGAGGGGATCCCGATCAAGGTCGCGGTGATCAACAACGAGTCGCTCGGCATGGTCCGGCAGTGGCAGACCCTCTTCTACGGCGGCCGGTACTCCAGCACCGACCTGCAGAGCAAGCGTGTCCCGGACTTCGTCAAGCTCGCGGAGGCGTACGGCGCCGTCGGGCTCTCCTGCGACTCCGCCGCCGACGTCGACGCGACGATCAACAAGGCGATGGAGATCGACGACGTGCCGGTGGTCGTGGACTTCCGTGTCCACCGGGACGCGATGGTGTGGCCGATGGTCGCCGCGGGCACGTCCAACGACGACATCAAGTACGCCCGGGACCTGGCTCCCGACTTCGAGGAGGACGATCTCTGA
- the ilvN gene encoding acetolactate synthase small subunit: protein MSVHTLSVLVENKPGVLARIAGLFSRRGFNIDSLAVGPTEHRDISRMTIVVNVESSPLEQVTKQLNKLVEVIKIVELEDRESIERELLLVKVKADADTRGQVLDAVQLFKAKVVDVTTDAITVEVTGNADKLADFLRVLEPFGVRELVQSGLVAIGRGSRSITERTLRPVPVPVPVPARRA from the coding sequence ATGAGCGTGCACACCCTGTCCGTCCTGGTCGAGAACAAGCCGGGCGTCCTCGCGCGGATCGCGGGCCTGTTCTCACGGCGCGGCTTCAACATCGACAGCCTCGCGGTGGGGCCGACCGAGCACCGGGACATATCGCGGATGACGATCGTGGTCAACGTCGAGTCCTCGCCGCTCGAGCAGGTCACCAAGCAGCTCAACAAGTTGGTCGAGGTGATCAAGATCGTCGAGCTGGAGGACCGAGAGTCCATCGAGCGCGAGCTCCTGCTGGTCAAGGTGAAGGCCGATGCCGACACCCGCGGCCAGGTGCTGGACGCCGTCCAGCTCTTCAAGGCGAAGGTCGTCGACGTGACGACCGACGCGATCACCGTCGAGGTGACCGGCAACGCCGACAAGCTGGCTGACTTCCTGCGGGTGCTCGAGCCCTTCGGGGTCCGCGAGCTCGTCCAGTCCGGCCTGGTCGCCATCGGCCGGGGCAGCCGGTCGATCACCGAGCGGACCCTGCGGCCCGTCCCCGTCCCGGTCCCGGTCCCCGCCCGCAGGGCCTGA
- the ilvC gene encoding ketol-acid reductoisomerase: MAEMFYDDDADLSLIQGKHVAVIGYGSQGHAHALSLRDSGVDVRIGLQPESKSRAKAEAEGLRVLTPAEAVEESDVVVILAPDQHQRKLYAEEIEPNLTPGDTLVFGHGFNIRFGYIKPPEGVDVIMIAPKGPGHLVRREYVDGRGVPVLVAVEKDASGKAWDLALSYAKGIGGLRAGGIKTTFTEETETDLFGEQAVLCGGASQLVQYGFEVLTEAGYQPEVAYFECLHELKLIVDLMYEGGIAKQRWSVSDTAEYGDYVSGPRVITPQVKENMKDVLADIKNGSFAERFIKDQDAGSPEFEALRAKGEQHPIEATGRELRKLMAWVKSHDSDYTEGTATR; the protein is encoded by the coding sequence GTGGCTGAAATGTTCTACGACGACGACGCCGACCTGTCCCTGATCCAGGGCAAGCACGTGGCGGTGATCGGCTACGGCAGCCAGGGACATGCGCACGCGCTCTCGCTGCGGGACTCCGGGGTCGACGTCAGGATCGGCCTGCAGCCGGAGTCGAAGAGCCGCGCCAAGGCCGAGGCCGAGGGGCTGCGGGTGCTCACCCCGGCCGAGGCGGTCGAGGAGTCCGACGTCGTCGTGATCCTCGCCCCGGACCAGCACCAGCGCAAGCTCTACGCCGAGGAGATCGAGCCCAACCTGACCCCGGGCGACACCCTGGTCTTCGGGCACGGCTTCAACATCCGCTTCGGTTACATCAAGCCTCCTGAGGGCGTCGACGTCATCATGATCGCGCCCAAGGGCCCCGGTCACCTGGTTCGTCGTGAGTACGTCGACGGCCGCGGTGTGCCCGTGCTGGTCGCGGTCGAGAAGGACGCCTCGGGCAAGGCCTGGGACCTCGCGCTCTCCTACGCCAAGGGCATCGGCGGCCTGCGTGCCGGCGGCATCAAGACGACCTTCACCGAGGAGACCGAGACCGACCTGTTCGGCGAGCAGGCCGTGCTCTGCGGAGGTGCGTCGCAGCTGGTCCAGTATGGCTTCGAGGTGCTCACTGAGGCCGGCTACCAGCCCGAGGTCGCCTACTTCGAGTGCCTGCACGAGCTCAAGCTGATCGTCGACCTGATGTACGAGGGCGGCATCGCCAAGCAGCGCTGGAGCGTCTCCGACACCGCGGAGTACGGCGACTACGTCTCGGGCCCCCGGGTGATCACCCCGCAGGTGAAGGAGAACATGAAGGACGTCCTCGCCGACATCAAGAACGGCTCCTTCGCCGAGCGGTTCATCAAGGACCAGGACGCCGGCAGCCCCGAGTTCGAGGCGCTGCGCGCCAAGGGCGAGCAGCACCCGATCGAGGCCACCGGCCGTGAGCTCCGCAAGCTGATGGCCTGGGTGAAGTCGCACGACTCCGACTACACCGAGGGCACCGCCACGCGCTGA
- a CDS encoding GNAT family N-acetyltransferase: MTQRMAPAMDLETDRLRIRPWGTQEAARVLDIQSRPEVVKWLGDGPPQLMRTLGEARERITSYHRRSALPPRGFWAIEVRETGVVAGSVILLTLPNAEHDEVEIGWHLHPDSWGRGYATEAAAAVLARGFAHGLPEIFALTHTDNMPSQAVCRRIGMRDLGVREKWYDGPSQVFGLTAEEYAGRA; the protein is encoded by the coding sequence ATGACCCAACGCATGGCCCCGGCGATGGATCTGGAGACCGATCGGCTGCGGATCCGGCCCTGGGGCACTCAGGAGGCAGCCCGGGTGCTCGACATCCAGAGCCGTCCCGAGGTGGTCAAGTGGCTCGGCGACGGCCCGCCTCAGCTGATGCGCACCCTTGGGGAGGCACGCGAGCGGATCACGTCGTACCACCGGCGGTCGGCCCTGCCGCCACGCGGATTCTGGGCGATCGAGGTCAGGGAGACCGGAGTGGTCGCGGGATCGGTGATCCTGCTGACGCTGCCGAACGCCGAGCACGACGAGGTCGAGATCGGCTGGCACCTGCACCCCGACTCGTGGGGGCGCGGTTACGCGACCGAGGCGGCCGCCGCCGTCCTGGCCCGGGGGTTCGCGCACGGGCTGCCCGAGATCTTCGCGCTCACCCATACCGACAACATGCCGTCCCAGGCGGTCTGCCGCAGGATCGGGATGCGGGATCTCGGTGTGCGGGAGAAGTGGTACGACGGTCCGTCGCAGGTGTTCGGGTTGACCGCGGAGGAGTACGCCGGCCGCGCCTGA
- a CDS encoding VOC family protein — MEQRLNVVTLVVTDLDDSRRFYRDALGWRPLIDVPGEVLMFEVGTKLVLSLWAEERAVDEIGPVVRGGTAPVTLAHNCGSPEDVDRVLEDARAAGAQVQPGVRRDWGGYSGYFADPDGFRWEVAHAPEGVGGLTFP; from the coding sequence ATGGAACAACGACTCAATGTGGTGACGCTGGTCGTGACGGACCTCGACGACTCGCGCCGGTTCTACCGAGACGCGCTGGGCTGGCGGCCGCTGATCGACGTGCCGGGCGAGGTGCTGATGTTCGAGGTCGGCACCAAGCTCGTGCTGTCCCTGTGGGCGGAGGAGCGCGCGGTCGACGAGATCGGCCCGGTAGTCCGCGGTGGCACGGCCCCCGTCACGCTCGCGCACAACTGCGGCTCGCCCGAGGACGTCGATCGGGTCCTGGAGGACGCGCGAGCGGCGGGGGCGCAGGTGCAGCCCGGCGTACGTCGCGACTGGGGTGGATACTCCGGATACTTCGCGGACCCGGACGGGTTCCGCTGGGAGGTGGCACACGCGCCGGAGGGCGTGGGCGGCCTCACCTTCCCCTGA